One Thalassospira marina DNA window includes the following coding sequences:
- the wrbA gene encoding NAD(P)H:quinone oxidoreductase — protein MAKVLVLYYSMYGHIETMANAVAEGARGVAGTTVDIKRVPETMPEDVAKGAGAKLDQDAPVATVNDLADYDAIIFGVPTRFGNMCSQMRAFLDQTGGLWAQGKLIGKVGSVFASTGTQHGGQETTITSTHTTLLHHGMVIAGVPYSCTGLTNMDEITGGSPYGATTLAGADGSRQPSANELDIARFQGKHVAELAAKLAS, from the coding sequence ATGGCGAAAGTACTGGTACTTTATTATTCGATGTATGGTCATATCGAAACGATGGCAAATGCCGTTGCCGAAGGCGCGCGCGGTGTTGCCGGTACCACGGTCGATATTAAACGTGTGCCTGAAACAATGCCCGAAGACGTGGCAAAAGGTGCTGGCGCCAAGCTGGACCAGGATGCCCCGGTAGCAACGGTGAATGACCTTGCCGATTATGACGCGATCATTTTTGGTGTGCCGACCCGTTTTGGCAATATGTGCAGCCAGATGCGCGCCTTCCTTGACCAGACCGGCGGTCTTTGGGCGCAGGGCAAGCTGATCGGCAAGGTCGGGTCTGTTTTTGCGTCTACCGGCACCCAGCATGGCGGGCAGGAAACCACCATTACCTCCACCCACACCACCCTTCTGCATCATGGCATGGTCATTGCCGGTGTGCCCTATAGCTGCACTGGCCTGACCAATATGGACGAAATTACCGGCGGCTCGCCTTACGGCGCAACGACGCTGGCTGGGGCTGATGGTTCGCGCCAGCCTTCGGCAAATGAACTTGATATCGCCCGTTTCCAGGGCAAACACGTTGCCGAACTTGCCGCCAAACTGGCAAGCTGA
- a CDS encoding AAA family ATPase — protein sequence MKFQGTENYVATDDLMVAVNAAITLQRPLLVKGEPGTGKTVLAEEIAKSLGKKLITWSIKSTTRAQQGLYEYDAVSRLRDSQLGDEKVHDIANYIVKGKLWEAFDADDAPVLLIDEIDKADIEFPNDLLQELDRMEFYVYETQQMVRATKRPIVIITSNNEKELPDAFLRRCFFHYIRFPDAETMAQIVDVHFPDIQKRLVSEALNLFYDMRDVAGLKKKPSTSELLDWLKLLMAEDLPPEALRAKDAKSSVPPLHGALLKNEQDVHLFERLAFMARREGR from the coding sequence ATGAAATTTCAGGGTACGGAAAACTACGTCGCAACCGATGATCTGATGGTTGCGGTCAATGCCGCGATCACGTTGCAGCGTCCGCTTCTGGTCAAAGGCGAACCTGGCACAGGCAAAACCGTGCTGGCCGAAGAAATCGCCAAATCGCTGGGCAAAAAGCTGATCACCTGGTCGATCAAATCCACCACCCGCGCCCAGCAGGGCCTCTATGAATATGATGCGGTATCACGCCTGCGCGACAGCCAGTTGGGCGATGAAAAGGTCCATGACATTGCCAATTACATCGTCAAAGGCAAATTGTGGGAAGCATTTGATGCCGATGACGCCCCGGTTCTGCTGATCGATGAAATTGACAAGGCCGATATTGAATTCCCCAACGATTTGTTGCAGGAACTCGATCGGATGGAATTCTATGTTTATGAAACCCAGCAAATGGTGCGCGCCACCAAACGGCCCATCGTCATCATCACATCAAACAATGAAAAAGAACTGCCCGATGCCTTCTTGCGGCGCTGTTTCTTTCATTACATCCGCTTTCCTGATGCCGAAACCATGGCACAAATCGTTGATGTGCATTTTCCCGACATTCAAAAACGCCTGGTCAGCGAGGCGCTGAACCTGTTTTACGACATGCGCGACGTCGCCGGGCTTAAGAAAAAACCTTCAACCTCCGAACTGCTGGACTGGTTGAAACTTCTGATGGCCGAAGACCTGCCCCCCGAAGCCCTGCGCGCCAAAGATGCCAAATCATCCGTTCCGCCGCTGCATGGCGCACTTTTGAAAAACGAACAGGATGTGCATCTGTTTGAACGCCTGGCCTTTATGGCGCGGCGCGAAGGGCGCTGA
- a CDS encoding vWA domain-containing protein: protein MFIGFFFKLKEARIPVSLREYLTLIEAVEKGVAGYSVEDFYYLSRASLVKDERNLDKFDQVFGAHFKGLSTLAEAGEEIAADIPEEWLRKLAEKYLTDEEKAQVQSLGDWDKLMETLRQRLEEQKKRHQGGNKWIGTAGTSPFGAYGYNPEGVRIGQDKSRHRRAVKVWDKREFKNLDDSVEIGTRNIKVALRKLRKWARTGAADELDLAGTIRSTARQGWLDVQMRPERHNAVKVLMLFDIGGSMDDHVRVCEELFSAVKTEFKHLEYYYFHNCPYEGLWKDNARRRSQQVSTLDVINTYSSDYKLVFVGDATMSPYEITYPGGSVEHWNAEAGQVWMQRLTDHFRHAAWINPQPEKWWHYTPSIQLLHKLMEGRMYPLTLEGLDRMTGELNR from the coding sequence ATGTTTATCGGCTTTTTCTTCAAGCTGAAAGAAGCCCGAATTCCCGTTTCCCTGCGCGAATATTTAACGCTGATCGAGGCTGTGGAAAAGGGCGTTGCCGGTTATTCAGTTGAGGATTTCTATTATCTTTCTCGGGCGTCGCTTGTGAAGGATGAACGCAACCTTGATAAATTCGATCAGGTGTTTGGCGCGCATTTCAAGGGGCTGTCAACACTGGCCGAAGCGGGCGAGGAAATAGCCGCCGACATCCCCGAAGAATGGTTGCGCAAGCTGGCCGAGAAATATCTGACTGACGAGGAAAAAGCGCAAGTCCAGTCCCTTGGCGATTGGGACAAGCTGATGGAAACGTTGCGCCAGCGCCTGGAAGAACAGAAAAAACGCCATCAGGGCGGCAATAAATGGATCGGCACTGCCGGTACATCGCCCTTTGGGGCCTATGGCTATAACCCCGAAGGTGTTCGCATCGGCCAGGATAAATCCCGCCATCGTCGCGCGGTCAAGGTATGGGACAAGCGCGAATTTAAAAACCTGGATGACAGCGTTGAAATTGGTACTCGCAACATCAAGGTTGCCTTGCGAAAGCTGCGCAAATGGGCGCGTACAGGGGCGGCTGATGAGCTGGATTTGGCGGGCACCATCCGCTCAACCGCACGTCAGGGCTGGCTGGATGTGCAAATGCGGCCCGAACGGCACAATGCGGTAAAGGTTCTGATGCTGTTTGATATTGGCGGGTCAATGGATGACCATGTCCGTGTGTGCGAGGAACTGTTTTCCGCCGTCAAAACCGAATTCAAGCATCTGGAATATTATTACTTCCACAACTGCCCCTATGAAGGATTGTGGAAGGACAACGCCCGGCGTCGAAGCCAGCAGGTTTCAACGCTTGATGTCATCAATACCTATTCCAGCGATTACAAACTGGTTTTCGTCGGCGACGCCACCATGAGCCCCTATGAAATCACCTATCCCGGTGGTTCTGTCGAACACTGGAATGCCGAGGCCGGGCAGGTCTGGATGCAGCGCCTGACAGATCATTTCCGCCATGCCGCCTGGATCAATCCCCAACCCGAAAAATGGTGGCACTACACCCCCTCGATCCAGCTTTTGCACAAGCTGATGGAAGGACGCATGTATCCGTTAACCCTTGAAGGGCTGGACAGGATGACGGGTGAGCTGAACCGCTAA
- a CDS encoding M20/M25/M40 family metallo-hydrolase, whose amino-acid sequence MTAASNRWAPEARTRDIAERLTRWPSVTGTKDEADFADRLVGLLREIPYFQENPDDIAVIDSHLVANGTAMAKNVVALVRGTGRKTMAMAGHFDVVSIENYHDLQHLAFSPAELCDALIVDLSSRSDLTAKEELALRDLQSGDFIPGRGLLDMKSGDAAGIAFLEHFSQQVDRSGNVVLFLTPDEERNSCGMRSLRNALPELVRRWDIDIVGGVNLDASSDYENGEIGRAIFHGSIGKIMPFAMVVGQPTHVGYPFDGISAHVMSAEIMQAIEGNTDLSDHARSVSAPPPVCLECRDLRENYEVTTPENVWMAFNWLIQGKSASDALTEFAEIVKTAANRALERLFDRATRHASANGEPAPMAYRPLDVIPYARLVEMARKVGGDAAIARINAVEDEYRHSNNPLLRSRMLVLAAMAEARLQAPAIITGNASLHYPAVHLDTDRKLDRDFIDAIHAARRVIEARHDTKIIDRGYFGGISDMSFFGKCPESDESKLIAENTPVGELVDHPVADALEYPVVNIGPWGREYHQRLERLHAPYCYRVLPDFLAEIAQKLLG is encoded by the coding sequence ATGACCGCAGCATCAAACCGATGGGCCCCCGAAGCCCGCACCCGCGACATTGCCGAACGTTTGACGCGCTGGCCCAGTGTGACCGGCACCAAAGACGAGGCCGATTTCGCCGATCGTCTGGTTGGTCTGCTGCGCGAAATTCCCTATTTTCAGGAAAATCCCGATGATATCGCCGTGATTGACAGCCACCTGGTTGCCAATGGCACGGCAATGGCCAAAAATGTGGTGGCACTGGTGCGGGGCACGGGCCGCAAAACCATGGCAATGGCCGGGCATTTTGATGTGGTCTCGATTGAAAATTACCACGACCTGCAACATCTGGCTTTCTCCCCGGCTGAACTGTGCGACGCCCTGATCGTGGATCTTTCCAGCCGGTCGGATCTGACGGCCAAGGAGGAACTGGCCCTGCGCGATTTGCAAAGTGGCGATTTCATTCCCGGCCGTGGCCTTTTGGATATGAAAAGTGGTGATGCCGCGGGCATCGCGTTTCTCGAACATTTTTCGCAGCAGGTGGACCGCAGCGGCAATGTGGTCCTGTTTCTGACCCCCGATGAAGAACGCAATAGCTGTGGTATGCGCAGCCTGCGCAATGCTCTGCCCGAACTGGTACGCCGCTGGGATATTGATATTGTTGGCGGTGTTAACCTTGATGCCAGCAGCGATTATGAAAATGGCGAAATCGGCCGGGCGATTTTCCATGGGTCGATTGGCAAAATCATGCCCTTCGCCATGGTGGTTGGCCAGCCCACCCATGTTGGTTATCCGTTTGATGGCATCAGCGCCCATGTCATGAGTGCCGAAATCATGCAGGCGATTGAAGGCAATACCGACCTGTCGGATCATGCCCGCAGTGTCAGCGCGCCGCCGCCGGTGTGCCTGGAATGCCGTGATCTGCGCGAAAATTACGAAGTCACCACGCCTGAAAACGTCTGGATGGCGTTTAACTGGTTGATCCAGGGCAAATCAGCCAGCGATGCCCTGACCGAATTTGCCGAAATCGTTAAAACGGCGGCAAACCGGGCACTGGAACGTTTGTTTGATCGTGCAACCCGTCATGCCAGCGCCAATGGCGAACCCGCACCAATGGCCTATCGCCCGCTTGATGTTATTCCTTATGCAAGGCTGGTTGAGATGGCCCGCAAGGTGGGCGGTGATGCCGCTATTGCCCGCATTAACGCGGTCGAGGACGAATATCGCCACAGCAATAATCCGCTTTTGCGCTCGCGCATGCTGGTTCTTGCCGCCATGGCCGAGGCCCGCCTGCAGGCCCCGGCGATTATCACCGGTAATGCCAGCCTGCATTACCCGGCCGTTCACCTTGATACCGACCGGAAACTTGATCGCGATTTTATCGATGCCATCCATGCGGCGCGCCGGGTGATCGAAGCGCGTCATGATACCAAAATCATTGATCGTGGCTATTTTGGTGGCATTTCGGACATGTCGTTTTTCGGAAAATGTCCAGAAAGTGACGAATCGAAACTGATCGCTGAAAACACCCCGGTTGGCGAACTGGTTGATCATCCGGTGGCGGATGCACTGGAATATCCGGTGGTTAATATCGGCCCCTGGGGCCGGGAATATCACCAGCGCCTTGAACGCCTGCATGCGCCTTATTGCTATCGCGTCCTGCCGGACTTCCTGGCTGAAATCGCCCAAAAGCTTCTGGGCTGA
- the sbmA gene encoding peptide antibiotic transporter SbmA — MFQSFFPKPRLFFTSALIWTALAATIWYGGGDHWGHYLGLGVATPADGDVVGIDYFLTPTFLWFCIYYFIAVGLFGGAWRLFSSSPWQLWSVFGSAFIIFTTFFDVEVSVAINNWRRPFFDDVQNALSGKAVVQAVDLYRLIWQFAEIALCAMFLFVVTRFLVSHWIFRWRTAMNDFYMAHWQKLRKTEGAAQRVQEDTMRFASVMEGLGISLVGSVMTLVAFLPLLWGLSKYVTSLPLVGEIPAPLVTAAIVWSVLGTLLLALVGIKLPGLEFHNQRVEAAYRKELVYGEDHAERADPVTMRELFGFVRQNYFRLYWHYTYFNVFRGLYLQADNVFAMAILIPTIAAGSTIGFTFGVLQQVLNAFGQVSGSFQYLVNAWTTIIELLSIYKRLRAFEASVSLQQG; from the coding sequence GTGTTTCAGTCCTTTTTTCCCAAGCCCCGGCTGTTTTTCACCAGCGCCCTAATCTGGACGGCCCTTGCTGCGACAATATGGTATGGCGGCGGCGATCATTGGGGGCACTATTTGGGCCTTGGGGTGGCTACACCGGCCGATGGTGATGTGGTTGGCATCGACTATTTCCTGACTCCGACCTTCCTGTGGTTTTGCATTTATTATTTTATTGCCGTTGGCCTTTTTGGGGGTGCCTGGCGGCTTTTTTCATCCAGTCCATGGCAGCTATGGTCGGTTTTTGGCTCTGCCTTTATCATTTTTACCACCTTTTTCGATGTCGAGGTTTCGGTTGCCATCAATAACTGGCGCCGCCCGTTTTTCGATGATGTGCAAAATGCCCTGTCGGGTAAGGCGGTGGTTCAGGCCGTCGATCTGTACCGGCTGATCTGGCAATTTGCCGAAATTGCCCTGTGTGCGATGTTCCTGTTTGTTGTAACGCGCTTTCTGGTCAGCCACTGGATTTTTCGCTGGCGCACGGCCATGAACGATTTTTACATGGCGCACTGGCAAAAACTCCGCAAGACCGAGGGCGCGGCCCAGCGTGTGCAGGAAGACACCATGCGCTTTGCCAGCGTGATGGAAGGGCTTGGCATTTCACTGGTTGGTTCCGTCATGACGCTGGTGGCGTTTTTGCCGCTGCTTTGGGGCCTATCAAAATATGTTACCAGCCTGCCACTGGTGGGGGAAATTCCCGCACCCCTGGTCACTGCCGCCATTGTCTGGTCGGTGCTGGGGACATTGTTGCTGGCACTTGTCGGTATCAAGCTACCCGGGCTTGAATTTCATAACCAGCGGGTCGAGGCGGCCTATCGTAAGGAACTGGTTTACGGCGAAGACCATGCCGAACGTGCCGATCCGGTAACCATGCGTGAACTGTTTGGTTTTGTTCGGCAAAACTATTTCCGGCTTTACTGGCACTACACCTATTTCAATGTTTTTCGCGGGCTTTATCTGCAGGCCGATAATGTGTTTGCCATGGCCATTTTAATTCCCACCATTGCGGCTGGCTCAACAATCGGTTTTACCTTTGGCGTATTGCAGCAGGTGTTAAATGCCTTTGGTCAGGTGTCGGGATCGTTCCAGTATCTGGTTAATGCCTGGACAACGATTATCGAACTTCTATCCATCTACAAACGCCTGCGGGCTTTCGAGGCATCGGTATCGCTACAGCAGGGCTGA
- a CDS encoding Lrp/AsnC family transcriptional regulator has protein sequence MDDLDRQLIAELRINARASVPKLADLLGVAPGTVKARMTRLEETGAIAGYTVRLRDDASDGTIRGVMMMELSGRNVKALVATLRKTLGFRTLHTTNGEWDLIAEVEVGSLPEFNRILTHIRSMEGIAKTETYLFLGPA, from the coding sequence ATGGATGACCTTGACCGCCAATTGATTGCCGAATTGCGCATCAATGCCCGTGCATCCGTACCCAAACTGGCCGACCTGCTGGGCGTTGCCCCCGGCACGGTAAAAGCCCGCATGACACGGCTGGAGGAAACAGGGGCGATTGCCGGTTACACCGTTCGCCTGCGCGATGATGCCAGCGACGGCACCATTCGCGGCGTTATGATGATGGAGCTTTCGGGCCGCAATGTGAAGGCATTGGTGGCAACATTGCGCAAAACCCTTGGCTTTCGCACCCTTCACACCACCAATGGCGAATGGGACCTGATTGCCGAGGTCGAGGTTGGCAGCCTTCCCGAATTCAACCGCATCCTCACCCATATTCGCAGCATGGAAGGCATCGCCAAAACCGAAACCTACCTGTTTTTGGGGCCAGCGTAA
- a CDS encoding SDR family oxidoreductase yields MQNLENQNVLVVGGSSGIGLASAKTALAAGANVTIASRSKAKLEAALAELQNDATPDQRVAIAVLDTGDNDAVNAFFAGNDAWDHIVVSAAQTPTGPVRGLSLADARQAMESKFWGAYHIARAAKLTDNASLTLVTGFLAERPSTKSVMQGAINAALDGLTRGLALELAPVRVNAVSPGLIVTPLWDRVGTREELDKLFASAAESLPVKRVGQPQDIANAIHYLMITPFATGTTVRVDGGGVIA; encoded by the coding sequence ATGCAAAATCTTGAAAATCAGAATGTTCTGGTTGTCGGCGGCAGTTCGGGCATTGGCCTTGCCAGTGCGAAAACCGCCCTTGCCGCGGGTGCCAATGTCACCATCGCGTCGCGCAGCAAAGCAAAACTGGAAGCAGCCCTTGCCGAGCTGCAAAATGATGCCACCCCGGACCAGCGCGTTGCTATCGCCGTGCTTGATACCGGCGATAACGATGCCGTAAACGCCTTTTTTGCAGGTAATGATGCCTGGGACCATATTGTGGTTTCGGCAGCGCAAACGCCCACCGGCCCGGTGCGCGGCCTGTCGCTTGCCGATGCAAGGCAGGCGATGGAAAGCAAATTCTGGGGGGCGTACCATATCGCGCGTGCCGCCAAGCTGACGGATAATGCCAGCCTGACGCTGGTTACAGGATTTCTTGCCGAACGGCCATCGACCAAATCGGTGATGCAGGGCGCAATCAATGCCGCCCTTGACGGGCTGACACGCGGCCTTGCCCTGGAACTGGCCCCTGTGCGCGTCAATGCGGTTTCGCCGGGATTGATTGTAACACCCCTTTGGGACCGGGTTGGCACCCGCGAAGAACTGGACAAATTATTTGCCAGCGCAGCCGAAAGCCTGCCGGTGAAACGGGTGGGCCAGCCGCAGGATATTGCCAATGCCATCCATTATTTAATGATCACGCCCTTTGCGACCGGCACGACCGTGCGTGTTGATGGGGGCGGTGTTATCGCCTGA
- a CDS encoding SDR family NAD(P)-dependent oxidoreductase codes for MKIDLSGKKALVTGSTEGIGYAIAQGLAGAGAEVIVNGRKEDKTTKAVEKLNAQFPDATIHGVAADLGTAEGCEKVIKAVPHVDVLVNNVGIFGPQDFFETPDSDWQKFMDVNVMSGVRLSRAYLPGMEKQGWGRVLFLSSESALNIPSDMIHYGVTKTAYLSLSRGLAKRMAGTGVTVNAILPGPTLSEGGEAMLADEVKKTGKKVEDVASDFVMAARPSSIIQRAATVEEVANMVVYVASPLASATTGAALRVDGGVVDTIA; via the coding sequence ATGAAGATTGATCTGTCTGGAAAGAAGGCCCTTGTTACCGGTTCCACCGAAGGGATTGGCTATGCCATTGCGCAGGGCCTTGCCGGTGCAGGCGCAGAAGTAATTGTCAATGGCCGCAAGGAAGACAAAACCACAAAGGCCGTTGAAAAACTAAACGCACAGTTCCCCGATGCAACCATCCACGGTGTTGCCGCCGATCTTGGCACGGCAGAGGGGTGCGAAAAGGTGATCAAGGCCGTGCCGCATGTGGATGTGCTGGTGAATAATGTGGGTATTTTCGGCCCGCAGGACTTTTTTGAAACGCCCGACAGCGACTGGCAGAAATTTATGGATGTCAATGTGATGTCGGGTGTGCGCCTGTCGCGCGCCTATTTGCCGGGCATGGAAAAACAGGGTTGGGGCCGGGTTTTGTTCCTGTCATCGGAATCAGCGCTGAATATTCCATCGGACATGATCCATTATGGTGTGACCAAAACAGCGTATCTGTCGCTGTCGCGCGGGCTGGCAAAACGCATGGCAGGCACGGGTGTTACGGTAAATGCCATTCTGCCCGGGCCGACCCTGTCTGAAGGGGGGGAAGCCATGCTGGCCGATGAAGTCAAGAAAACCGGCAAAAAGGTTGAGGACGTCGCCAGCGACTTTGTCATGGCAGCGCGCCCGTCATCCATTATTCAGCGTGCCGCAACGGTGGAAGAAGTCGCCAATATGGTGGTTTATGTGGCATCCCCGCTGGCATCGGCGACAACGGGGGCGGCACTGCGCGTTGATGGCGGTGTTGTTGATACCATCGCCTAA
- a CDS encoding bifunctional helix-turn-helix transcriptional regulator/GNAT family N-acetyltransferase produces the protein MTMVSDATIDPIRDASRRMVRELGFMRPTLAETDMSPSAVHSLIEIGRSGTLQASDLCDLLGLEKSSVSRLVGKLVRTGMLRETADEKDRRAKVLSLTDQGRQTLSRIDDYARRQVHAALSHLPENAHVTVREGLLAYAGALAAARENAPTPAAEDVAIIAGYQPGLIGRVVEMHGRFYARTEGFGAFFEARVAAGLAEFSGRLAAPCNQIWAAMEGGRIAGSIAIDGEDLGENTAHLRWFIMDDALRGKGAGRQLLQKALQFCDDRGFAQTRLWTFRGLDAARRLYEAHGFMLEDEWPGAQWGSEVMEQKFIRKRPV, from the coding sequence ATGACAATGGTTTCTGATGCGACAATTGACCCGATCCGCGATGCGTCGCGCCGGATGGTGCGTGAATTGGGGTTCATGCGGCCGACATTGGCGGAAACCGATATGTCGCCATCCGCCGTTCACAGCCTGATTGAAATTGGTCGCTCGGGCACGTTGCAGGCGTCGGATCTATGCGATTTGCTGGGGCTTGAAAAATCCAGCGTCAGCCGCCTGGTCGGCAAGCTGGTGCGCACGGGCATGTTGCGCGAAACGGCGGATGAGAAGGATCGCCGGGCAAAGGTTTTGTCCCTGACCGATCAGGGCCGCCAGACATTATCACGGATTGATGATTATGCCCGTCGGCAGGTTCATGCGGCCCTGTCGCATTTACCCGAAAATGCCCATGTCACGGTGCGCGAGGGCCTGTTGGCCTATGCCGGTGCGCTTGCCGCTGCGCGCGAAAATGCCCCAACACCCGCAGCGGAAGATGTGGCGATTATTGCCGGTTATCAACCGGGGCTGATAGGCCGGGTCGTAGAAATGCATGGGCGTTTTTATGCCCGCACTGAAGGGTTTGGTGCCTTTTTTGAAGCACGGGTGGCAGCAGGGCTGGCGGAATTTTCAGGCAGGCTGGCGGCACCCTGTAATCAGATTTGGGCGGCAATGGAAGGGGGCCGCATTGCCGGTTCCATCGCCATTGATGGCGAAGACCTTGGTGAAAATACCGCCCATTTGCGCTGGTTTATCATGGATGATGCCCTGCGGGGCAAAGGGGCAGGGCGGCAATTGCTGCAAAAGGCCCTGCAATTTTGTGATGACCGGGGATTTGCGCAAACCCGCCTTTGGACCTTCAGGGGCTTGGATGCAGCGCGCAGGCTATATGAAGCCCATGGCTTTATGCTGGAAGACGAATGGCCGGGTGCACAATGGGGCAGCGAAGTGATGGAACAGAAATTTATTCGTAAACGCCCTGTTTAA
- a CDS encoding LysR family transcriptional regulator gives MADDLHDMTVFVRVVDAGSLSAAARQLNASLSVVSRRLSRLEDRLGVRLLNRTTRSLALTDEGDRFYRRCGQILADLADAELEASHGSQAVRGRLRVTATVAFGRKRLAPILYEFQQQYPDVQVHLDASDVIANLVDAGYDLAIRVGTLQDSSLIARQIAPNYRVIVAAPAYLEKRGRPATIADLAGHDAILFGSALDDHWYFADGQGVRVASSLSCNDGEIAHEWALRGAGLVIKSIWDVAEDIEAGNLEIVLPDMALPASPIHAVFPHRRHVAAKVRLCVDFIAQRLREQMTFTP, from the coding sequence GTGGCAGACGATCTTCACGATATGACGGTATTTGTCCGTGTGGTGGATGCCGGCAGTCTTTCGGCTGCTGCGCGCCAGCTTAATGCATCGCTTTCCGTGGTCAGCCGCCGTCTTTCCCGGCTGGAGGACAGGTTGGGTGTGCGCCTGTTAAACCGTACCACTCGCTCGCTTGCCTTAACCGATGAAGGCGACCGTTTTTATCGTCGCTGCGGGCAAATCCTGGCCGATCTGGCCGATGCCGAACTGGAAGCATCACATGGCAGCCAGGCGGTACGGGGCCGGTTGCGCGTTACGGCAACAGTTGCCTTTGGCCGCAAAAGGCTGGCACCGATCCTGTATGAATTTCAGCAGCAATATCCCGATGTGCAGGTGCATCTGGATGCCAGCGATGTTATCGCCAATCTTGTCGATGCGGGCTATGACCTTGCCATTCGTGTTGGCACCTTGCAGGATTCATCCCTGATTGCCCGTCAGATCGCACCAAATTACCGGGTGATCGTGGCGGCACCGGCCTATCTTGAAAAACGGGGCCGCCCGGCGACAATTGCCGATCTGGCCGGGCATGACGCCATCCTGTTTGGTTCCGCCCTTGATGATCACTGGTATTTTGCCGATGGGCAGGGCGTGCGCGTTGCCAGTAGCCTTTCCTGCAATGACGGTGAAATCGCCCATGAATGGGCATTGCGCGGGGCGGGGCTGGTTATCAAATCCATCTGGGATGTGGCCGAGGATATCGAGGCGGGCAATCTTGAAATTGTCCTGCCTGATATGGCCCTGCCAGCATCGCCCATTCATGCGGTTTTTCCCCATCGCCGCCATGTGGCGGCCAAGGTCAGACTTTGTGTGGATTTCATCGCCCAGCGCCTGCGCGAACAAATGACCTTTACGCCGTGA
- the glpQ gene encoding glycerophosphodiester phosphodiesterase, with translation MLASGLANMAAMATVMTGKFRKLRSLHDLRAPSYAGKGHDGLNLLNHNCCPPGRDRAGKVGRSRGARMALMAAGLFCAVLAPASGAMAQAVTDDHVVIAHRGASGYLPEHTLPAVALAYGMDPDFIEQDVVMSKDGVPVVMHDIHLDTTTDVAQKFPKRHRKDGRYYAIDFTLAELKSLNVHERVNAKTGKQVFTDRFPLEYSIFKIPTFEEEIKLIQGLNKSTDRDIGVYAEIKDPAWHRAQGQDISKAVIKVMEKWGYGTRESNGYIQCFDWNETKRIRNELKYQGRMVQLLGENSWKIAPDVDFDFLKTDEGVGEMAKVVDAIGPSLDQVIEGLSQDGHAVMSPTLVAAQRRHLPVHVYTLRADQLPKWAGDFRIVMTAVFDDAGIDGVFTDFPDQVVDYLAATPE, from the coding sequence ATGTTAGCGTCAGGGCTGGCGAATATGGCCGCAATGGCAACAGTTATGACTGGGAAATTCAGAAAATTGCGTTCCCTGCACGATCTGCGTGCACCATCATATGCGGGCAAGGGGCACGATGGCCTGAACCTTCTTAATCATAACTGCTGTCCGCCGGGCCGGGATCGTGCCGGTAAAGTTGGGCGGTCACGCGGTGCGCGCATGGCCCTGATGGCAGCGGGTTTGTTTTGTGCCGTGCTGGCACCGGCATCGGGCGCAATGGCACAAGCCGTTACCGATGATCATGTGGTGATTGCCCATCGCGGCGCATCGGGTTACCTGCCCGAACATACCCTGCCCGCGGTGGCCCTTGCCTATGGTATGGACCCCGATTTTATCGAGCAGGATGTCGTAATGTCCAAGGATGGCGTGCCGGTGGTGATGCACGATATCCACCTTGATACGACCACCGATGTTGCGCAGAAATTCCCCAAACGGCACCGCAAGGATGGTCGTTATTACGCCATCGACTTTACCCTGGCAGAACTGAAAAGCCTGAATGTCCATGAACGGGTCAATGCCAAAACCGGCAAACAGGTTTTTACCGACCGTTTCCCGCTGGAATACAGCATTTTCAAAATCCCGACCTTTGAAGAAGAAATCAAGCTGATCCAGGGCCTTAATAAATCCACCGATCGCGATATTGGCGTTTATGCCGAAATCAAGGACCCCGCCTGGCACCGCGCCCAGGGCCAGGATATTTCCAAGGCCGTGATCAAGGTGATGGAAAAGTGGGGCTATGGCACCCGGGAATCCAACGGTTACATCCAGTGTTTTGACTGGAACGAAACCAAACGCATCCGTAACGAGCTGAAATATCAGGGCCGCATGGTTCAGCTTCTGGGTGAAAACAGCTGGAAAATCGCCCCCGATGTTGATTTTGACTTCCTGAAAACCGACGAGGGTGTGGGCGAAATGGCCAAGGTGGTGGATGCCATCGGCCCGTCGCTTGACCAGGTGATTGAAGGCCTTAGCCAGGATGGACATGCTGTTATGTCGCCGACTTTGGTTGCCGCACAACGCCGCCACCTGCCGGTTCATGTCTATACCCTGCGGGCGGATCAATTGCCCAAATGGGCCGGGGATTTCCGCATTGTCATGACGGCGGTGTTTGATGATGCCGGCATTGATGGCGTCTTTACCGACTTCCCCGATCAGGTGGTGGATTATCTGGCCGCAACGCCGGAATGA